The genomic window TCTGAGGAACAGACCCCAACTCTTTTgttgcaaaggagggagggacggcgaTGATATTGCATGtcgagttgggggggagggagcggaggaggaggagggtaggaatgttgtttattgtgtgtaagggggaaggggagggggctgtAAATATTAACCGCACAAGTTAATTCCGAGTGCACGCGGGCGATCATGTTTACATTCAGCGCGCATGGCGGGGGCGCCGAAAGCGCCTCGCCCGGGGTGCGGCCGGAATAAGCAACTAATGGCTTCCACAGAATCGGCGAGCCGTTCCTCCGGTCGAGTGCCGTAGTGAGGactgattgaaagagaaagaagggaatccCATTGACTCGggagacagcgagcgagcgagggcctCGGCCAGGTCACGTGTCGGGGATGTGGGCACGTGGGTgagcctcccccgcccccccacgcACCTGACGAAGGGGGACTCCTCCGGccgtagggaggagagagggtccCCTTGCaggacccccaccccctctcctcccctcccctagggGTTGGGTAGGTGCTGGCGACGAGGCCTTCGGTCATGAAACTTGCCTTACCTCGCTGCCTCATGCTGTGACCTCATCCCGTGGCGCTGCTACATCGTCCGCTGCCATGAACTTCCTGCCAGAGTAAGTAGCACCAGCGGCGGTTCTCGGGCGTGTTCCGGACGTGTTTGGAGTCCGGCGACGCCTAGCCTGGAGCCAAAGGGGACCTCGGGCGATTTCCTTTTCTCCGCTTTTGTTAACTCGGGTCATGTCGTGTTGAGCTCTTAggagcttttttatttttttgatgtttAGGGAGGAGCTGTTGAATGAAGTGGCGAGACGCATCGAAAGTAGGCCATTACATGTCTTTCTATTTGCCCCTTTCCGCGAACTTGGATGTTTCATTTTTTCACAAATTCGTCACGTATTTCCATACTTTCCTTCTCTGATGTGTGATGTGACAGGGCCATtggttatatatattgaatgagcTGTTGCAAATGGCTCGCTCGCCATTTCTATGAGCACAGCAGTTAATTTCATGATTatgcattatcattcttattatcagttaTATGCCaggtattatcattgatactgatATTTTCACTGCACCTGATATTGCTTGAGTTTTATATCTggaattattattgcttttgttgtggtTACTAtcacttctgttattattttataggcATTATCGCCATTGCAGTTATATGTTATTGTAAATAAACTGCGGACGCTATAAAGACTATTTTTATAGCAATAATCATCAGcttaattgatattattttaatgCACAAGGAGTCCGAAAACCTATCGTTGATGAAACTTCCTCCTTAAGTCGGATTGAAAATGGCCCTAGAGTTTCCTGGAGGCTGACGATGCCGGCGCTTCGGAGGCCGGGCTGTGGCGGGCGGGAGTGCTGCTCGGCTGCTATTAGTGCtgctgtgattattattagtattattatcgttgttgttattgtcactattattatgaattattattagtattattattattattattattattttcatgtctattatcattgttatcagtggtCATCATCCTTCTGATCTTGATGTCACCATCGTGTCATCTTCCTCATTTATCATCAGCATCGTTTATTGATGATGGTGTTTCCTACCCAAGTTCTGAATTCTGGATAGAActaaaaaaagacaatgatgcTGTCCATCTATCATTCCATTGTTCTTATTGGTGAGAATGcattaacaaaatgtattttcatgtatagGTATTCTCTTTCAACCTTCAAATGCATAAATAATCGTAATgaccagttcacacacacacacacacacacacacacacacacacacacacacacacacacacacacacacacacacacacacacacacacacacacacacacacactggggtgtgtgtgtgtgtgtgtatatgtatatatatatatatatatatatatatatatatatatatatatatgtatatatatacatacatatacatatatatacatatatatatgtatttatgtatatatatatagatatatatttatatatttatatattcacccaTTAGCGTGTCATTATCAGCTTGTTTACTTAGCTGTTCCTCTCTCCGTCCCGCAGTATAAAGAAGCGCGTGAAGAAGGGCGGAGGGAGCCGCACTCTGCCCTCGTCGGGGGGCACGCCCacgaggggggtggagagcccCGGGGGCGTCCGCGGCGGCACCCCCATAGACCCCTCGGAGGCGATAGGCTGGGCCGTCGTCAAGTATAATTACCAGGCGCAGCAGATGGATGAGCTTTCGTTAGTTAAAGGTAGGGGGCGTCGggtttccattctttctttcttttttatcatttatccctctacgccgtctctctctctttctctctctctctctctttctctctttctctctttctttctctttctctctttctttctctttctctctttctttctctttctctctttctctctctctttctttctctctttctttctctctctttctctctctctttctctctctctttctctctttctctctctctttctttctttctctctctttctctctctttctttctctttctctctctttctctctttcctcccctctttctttctctctctttctctctccttctctttctctcttcttcctcctctttctctctttctttcctctctcccctctttctctctcatctttctttctctctccttttctctctttctctctttcctctatttctctctctctttctcatcttttctcttctctctcctctcctcttttctctctctctctctctctctcttttctctcttttctctttctcgctctttctctctctctctctttctctctctatctctttctctctctctctcttctctctctactatctatctatcatctctatctctctctctctctctctctctctctttctctctctctctctctctctctctttctctctctcttcttctttcttctctccactctctttctctctctctctttctctctttctctctctctctctctctctctctcttctctctctctctctctctctctctctctctctcttctctctctctctctctctctctctctctctctctctctcttctctctctctctctctctctctctctctctctctctctctttctctctctctctctctctctttctctctctctctctctctctctctctctctttctctctctctctctctctctctctctctctctctttctctcttctctctctctctctctctttctctctctctctctctctctctctctctctctctctctctctctctctctctctctctctctctctctctcttctctctctctctctctctctctctctctctctctctctctctttctctctctctctctctctctctctctctctctctctctctctctctctctctctctctctctctctctctctctctctctctctttctctctctctctctctctctctttctttctctctctctctctcttctctttctttctctctctctcttctctttctctctctctcctttctctctctttctcttctctctctctctttctcttctctctctctctctctctctctctctctcttctctctctctctctctcttctctctctctcttctctctcttctctctctctctctctctcttctctttctctctctctctctctttctctctctctctctctttctctttctctctctctctctttctctctctctctctctttctctctctctctctctctctctcttttctctctctctctctctctctctctctctctctctctctctctctctctctctctctttctctctctctctctctctctttctttctctctctctctttctttctttttttttttttttttctctctctctcttctctctctttctctctctctctctctctctctctctctctctctctctctctctctctctctctctctctctctctctctctctctctctctctctttctctccctttctctttctctttctctctctctttcactttctcttgctctttctctttcactttcactctctctctctctctctctttctctctctttctctttctctttctttcactttctctttctctttctctctcactctctctttctctctctctctttctctttcactttctctctctctctctctctctctctttctctctctctttcactttcactttctctttctctttcacttgcactttctctctctctctctctctctctctctctatctctctctctctctctctctctctctctctctctctctctctttctctctctctttcactttctctctctctctctttctctttcactttctctctctctctctctctctctctctctctctctctctctctctctctctctctctctctctctctctctctctctttctctctctttctctttcactttcactttctctttctctttcacttgcactttctctctctctctctctctctctctctctctctctctctctctctctctctctctctctctctctctctctctctctctctctctttctctctctctttcactttctctctctctctctctctctctctctctctctctctctctctctctctctctctctctctctctctctctctctctctctctctctctctgacacacacaaatgtgtgtgtgtgtgtgtgtgtatatgtgtgtgtgtgtttgtgtgtgtatatatatatatatatatatatatatatatatatatatatatatatatatacatatacatatatacacacacacacacacacatatacatacatatatacatacacatacatatatatatatatatatatatatatatatatatatatatatatagatatagatatatttctttaaatatttaattAAGCAAGTGATTTGTGCAGAGCCAGAGACTCGCAAATATGAGAGGAGCACCTGTTGCTCTTACTGCGAAATAACTGAAGCTTTCAGTGGGGGAGGATTAGTGATGTCGATGTTGTGTATGAAAATTGTATTTTTACATAGTACCTGTAATTATCTGTTTTACATGAGATGTTTGTTCAATATattgatttcttttttgtttttgtatgtctatTCTTAACACCATACCTTTAAGGTGTACTTTGTATTGGGTTATGCAAGCCTATGCAAATCATAATGTTCATTTTCTGTGAAGGGCACGTATTCCTCATTTACACCTTGAAGGAAGTTTTTCCTTGAATGCATCTACCCTCTTCAAAGTATTGTTACAAAGCCCAGGTGAAAACTCTTTTAAGGTTCTGCTTCAAACCCTGTCTTTAAACCTTGTGTCTCTCCCACAGGTACAAGAGTGTTAATCCTGGAGAAGAGCAATGACGGCTGGTGGCGAGGGCATTACAATGGCCTGGTGGGCTGGTTCCCCTCCAACTACACCACAGAAGAACCCACCGAAGAGGACCACACCTACACTTTAGCTGAGAATGTGCTCGATGTTGTCGTGGCGCTCTACTCATTCACCGCTCAAAATGAACACGAGCTGTCCTTCACCAAAGGGGAGCGGATGGAGATCTTGGACAGACCCCCGTCCGATCCGGAGTGGTACAGAGCGAGGAATACGCAAGGACAGGTGAGGTTTCATAGGGTCTTGTGGGATCACGTTTATCACATGATTGTGAATATGCTTTGAAGGAAAGGTTTGAAAAAGGATGTGTAAAATAATGCTGATTAGTTGATCAGTGGACAGTTTCTTTTAAGTAACTACCATCACATGGCcaaaaatacaggcattaggcttacttgaacaGTCACTCTGACGGTTGCGTGGCAGGTAGGCCAGGTGCACACAAggtgtgtggtgacaagactccatgcctctctttgcaatgttattttctctttttctgcataaacaTTTAGCttatttgccattttccaatgtctatttgtcatttgatttacttTATCTAGATGGTAGTAGATTGTTTTCCTTGTACACACTCCATATCATCTTTCTAGGTAGTCCAAGATTTCGtggaagaataataacaataaggaacatTTTGTTACTTCTgtcattaaaaagaataataataaatattaaattgtAATACAACCCAAGCCAGCGCTCCTCCAGTCATGGCTTACAGATCGTACATTGCACActcatttattgatggaaatTATGAAAAAGCCCCTTCATATAAACACCCAATAAGTCTAATCACTCTCCAAGAGATTTGTGTTCTTTTGGCAAGTTATTCCTGTCACTCTGGCCTTCAGCTGAAACACTCATGATGGGAAGATTGCTTCACCCTGACCCACAGCCAAATTTTTCCACGacagcatgttcatgtcacctgtCCCTCAAGcaaaattttttcatgacatgatggtcatgtcatctggaTCATATGGTGTTAATCAAATCATAACctttaaaatatttaaacagGATTTAAGGTGAGAGAAGATAATGATCAGAATTCTcccttagaaaaagaaaagacatgatTTTAGGCTTTTTGGGTATTCCCCTTATAATATAAGAAACATTCTAACCCTCACCCAGGTTGGACTCATCCCAAAGAATTATGTTCAAGAACTCCACGAGGTTGTGGATACCCGGGCGTCTCGTTCACGGGAACCCTCACAGACTCGCCAGCTCCCTCCTCCAGGCCCTGGCAACAGCGCACCTCCGCCTCCCCACCCTCCAGCTACAAATGGCGGTGCACACAATGCCGATTCACACCTTGCACAGGTAGATATGAGGTGGCAGCCTTGTTTAGGGAAAGGACTTCAGTTAAAGCAAAGCAAGTGTTGTTGGCTGTAGGTTAACATTTAGATTACAGAATCATTTCTCTGTGAGGTTGGTTTAATTTTCCTTCCTTTGTGTAATTTAGTTTGTATTTTGATCTAGTGACTATCAGAATGTCATAAATGTTGCATTATATTTTTGTCGCTGCTTCTGTAAtattctgggactttgctagttTTTTTCGTTAGATTTATATACATTGCAGACATAAATGAGCAAAGGttcctttatcctctcttttcctttctctattctaaGAACTCTAACATATTCTAGCACATGAGCTGCATCTTTCAGTAAGACTTCGAACGATGTGAACACATTACGTACACATTTTAACAATATGATCCTACACAGGGCATGCAGGGTATGAACATCAATGCAGCTGCCCCCAACACCACAGCACCTTCCATGCCTCAGCCTCCCCCTGTCAGTGGTGTTCCTCCTGATAAGGGACACTTCACCACTAGAGATTGGTATTATGGGCCTATTACACGAGCACAGTGCGACGACGTCCTCAATCAGCGTGGCCATGATGGAGATTTCCTCATTAGAGATTCTGAGACCAATGTGAGTACTGATTTTTTGGGGGTGTTCTAAAATATATTGCCTAATggttccagtatatatatatatatatatatatatatatatatatatatatatatatatatatatatattttttttttttttttttttttttttcttctttctttttttttttttactgattaatCTGCTCGAAAGAGATTTGCATTGTAGTGTAACATTCCTGCATCAAGTGTGTGCTTTTTATAGCATTAAATGCTCTCTGTTCATTCTCCACATTCCGAAGATTAGAATCTaagtattataatgtttataataacaataacaccatcgatattcatagcactagtaaaaaatacattttcccgccaattcaagaaaaggtgaattCAGGTtaggctaagcattagcagagccatccatgtgtagagacatttcacaaaaacatatataaatcatgcacagcattttccccattttttattcatattccccagcggcaatgggttaattagGATTTCATTTTAGAATTTGGTTTTGGATaacctctgtttctttctattaCAGGTTGGAGACTTCAGTGTCTCCTTGAAAGCAGCAGGTCGTAATAAGCACTTTAGGGTCCATGTTGAAAACGGCTTTTATTGCATTGGTCAGCGGAAGTTTGCTACTCTGGACCAACTAGTAGACCATTATCAACGATCCCCCATTTACACCAGTCAGAAAGGAGAGAAGCTCTACCTAATCCGACCACTGCCCAAAGCATAAGTTCTGCGACAACCCTTTATATGTGTAAGACATTAGCTCATAAACTCCCCAAGGTTTTTTTTTGCCATTGCGAGAAAAGGACTAATACCTCATGCACTCAGCCCTCTGTGGGAAAACCCCTTAGGTCACTGAGTCTGCCAAGAACAATTCGAATATAAGGGAACCCGTTCACTCAGTGGGTCAGTGGGGCTAATAAATACTTCAGTAGTTCTTCCTTCACagagtttttaaaaaaaagaatatacatatataaatttgtgtcaTATTTAATACAAGTAAAGCTCTGAAGGCCTGATGTTCATGAAAGATAAATTACTTTTGTACCTTCATATACATTAGAGCAGTTTAGTTTAGTTAATCACCGACAGCTATTGGTCTATGAAGCAGCTAATATGCCGCTTATTGGATGAGCAAACTGAAATTTTAAAAAGTGGGGTATTTAATTAAAAGTTGTGGAAATGCTTCCAAATCTTTTGCTGAATGTGTAGTGTAGCACTGATAAGCTAACCAGAAATAATGCTATGTGCTCTCTGTAGCTGAAAATATCCGGATGAATGTTTATAATCACTGATTTTTCAGTGGAAAACTGTTTTTTCCAATGTACATGGAAAGTGTTGTCCAGTCTTTATGCATTGAATGTTAACAATTAAAAAAGTGGTTCATCATAACACCATAATCTCAGCAGTGCTTGGAAATGTATGATCTGTCTCGGAAGTGGGGTGTCACACTTTGCCTGATTTGATTGGAACAAATGTGAACAACTGGTTACAATTCCTCCATGATATTAGCTCCCGCTCCTGCAGGCATATTCTGTAGAAGTGAAGAGACGTGGCCGCCTCCAGTGGTGGCCATTCCTACTACTATACTGGAGTCCATGTATTCATTCAACAAATATGTTAGTTGTAGTCTATGAATTACAGAATGTAGAAATTGCAGCCTCTTGTTATATAAGGCAGGGGTTTTCTGTCACTGAAGTATCCACAGTGAGTGCATAAAGGATGGAACCAGCATCATGTCACAGATATATCCTGCAAATACTTAATTAGTTTCTGAGAATAGTTGCAGCAGTTTTACAGTACAGTATTAAGTGACTAAAGCACTCTTGCTGGTGGTGCTCCTGCCCTGGGTTGCAAACTTTTTGGCTGGGCAAATGATAAAGCTTGTGTGTActaatgtatgtgcatatcaaTTCCATTTGGAACTGATCAAAGCTTTCCTTGTTTGATTTATTTGACATTCTTACTCAGATAATGTCAGTGATTACTATAAGAATGTGTACTATGTATGCATGGTACCATAAAAGGAATGTTGAACACCAAGGGGTCAGACTAGCAAAAGCACAGTGATATTGCTTATCAGCTAAGGATGAACCCGCAGGAAACGTGTCTTAGACCAGATCATGTGCATTTCAACTCTCTTGGCTAGTCCTGGGGAGCAACAATTTGATATTCATGAGAAAATTAATTCTCAAACTTTTGTACATGGCAAGTTTTTTATCAATTTAGCTTTTAATATTAATCTAGCTTCTTATTCCCACTAGTCAGTATAGCTTGAAAGACATGGCACATTAATGGCAATCTGTGCAGCTTTTTATACTTGAGTTAACAGTTAGGTATAGATGTTAAGAGATACCagtcatgtttgtgtgtgaaacaaTTGCGGGAAATTACTTTTTTCAGCAAGAAAATATTTTGTGTAAGTCTGCCAAGGTCCAAACTTTGGAGCTTGGCATACTTCTTTAGTATAAACTTGTGTACATCTTTCTACTCCTTTATACATTGTATCTTGGTATCCTTTGCAGTTTTATTTGCAAATAACCCTCCACGGGATCATTTTGACTTTGTTTGCTTCACTTATTTTGAAGtttgtgttcgtttttttctttctttctttctttctttctttctctgcaatttttcttttctttctttcctcttctttgtcctctctgTAATTTAATCATAGAATCCTTTGCACCATAATCTCAAATCCTTATTTTCTGTGGTGTGAGAGTTTATCAGCATGCGTgtgctgtatgtttgtttgtaagtgcTAGTCATAGGCCCTGCCACTGACACTGGACTCAGCAGTGCTTTAAGCAGCCCAGAAAGAGCATCAGGTTCCAGCCTTTCACACACCTTAATTGTAACTGCAATGGTACTATGTAGCCTGCCACAGATAGTCCCTGCTTTGCCTGTAACCAAAGATTGTCCCTGTTGTGGATTCTTCTTTAACACAATGGTGTGCTTGATATTATAGGCCTACAGGATTTCCCAGTTTCAATATTCATTACCCAAACTGCTGTCAACAGTAGTgtgattaagataaaaataataaaaatactaatcattattaaaaaaaaaagaacagaaaaaaatttaAGCCTTATTACAGAAGTAACATTGATCTCAGTGTTGGGCCTGTGCTCTCTTGTACGTCTTACATAATGTTCCTGTACTCTCTAGTTCATAAGCACGTTCACACTGTTTGATCATGAACTATGGATATATTGGTGCTCCTTGTCCTTCTAAAACAAATTTTTATCATAGCAGACAAGtagttttacccccccccccccataca from Penaeus chinensis breed Huanghai No. 1 chromosome 24, ASM1920278v2, whole genome shotgun sequence includes these protein-coding regions:
- the LOC125037810 gene encoding cytoplasmic protein NCK2-like isoform X2 — encoded protein: MNFLPDIKKRVKKGGGSRTLPSSGGTPTRGVESPGGVRGGTPIDPSEAIGWAVVKYNYQAQQMDELSLVKGTRVLILEKSNDGWWRGHYNGLVGWFPSNYTTEEPTEEDHTYTLAENVLDVVVALYSFTAQNEHELSFTKGERMEILDRPPSDPEWYRARNTQGQVGLIPKNYVQELHEVVDTRASRSREPSQTRQLPPPGPGNSAPPPPHPPATNGGAHNADSHLAQGMQGMNINAAAPNTTAPSMPQPPPVSGVPPDKGHFTTRDWYYGPITRAQCDDVLNQRGHDGDFLIRDSETNVGDFSVSLKAAGRNKHFRVHVENGFYCIGQRKFATLDQLVDHYQRSPIYTSQKGEKLYLIRPLPKA
- the LOC125037810 gene encoding cytoplasmic protein NCK2-like isoform X1, with the protein product MSSLKLGKSVGEDCWVTAKYDYTAQGSHELDLRKNERLLLLDDSKHWWRVMNNRNQAGYVPSNYVKKEKPSIFDSIKKRVKKGGGSRTLPSSGGTPTRGVESPGGVRGGTPIDPSEAIGWAVVKYNYQAQQMDELSLVKGTRVLILEKSNDGWWRGHYNGLVGWFPSNYTTEEPTEEDHTYTLAENVLDVVVALYSFTAQNEHELSFTKGERMEILDRPPSDPEWYRARNTQGQVGLIPKNYVQELHEVVDTRASRSREPSQTRQLPPPGPGNSAPPPPHPPATNGGAHNADSHLAQGMQGMNINAAAPNTTAPSMPQPPPVSGVPPDKGHFTTRDWYYGPITRAQCDDVLNQRGHDGDFLIRDSETNVGDFSVSLKAAGRNKHFRVHVENGFYCIGQRKFATLDQLVDHYQRSPIYTSQKGEKLYLIRPLPKA